A single window of Rhodococcus jostii RHA1 DNA harbors:
- a CDS encoding alpha-ketoacid dehydrogenase subunit beta, whose translation MTTTTLSLGAALNAGLRRALEHDRKVVIMGEDVGRLGGVFRVTDTLQKDFGDNRVIDTPLAESGIIGAAFGMALRGYRPVCEIQFDGFVYPAFDQIVSQVAKIHYRTQGRVTAPLTIRIPYGGGIGAVEHHSESPEAYFAHTAGLRVVTPSNPADAFHMIQQSVAADDPVVFFEPKRRYWDKAEFDVDAEPDLPLHRARVAREGTDATIVAYGSVVPTALSAASIAADEGHSLEVIDLRSLSPIDFDTIEESVRKTGRLVVAHEASTFLGLGAEIAARISERCFYQLDAPVLRVGGFDVPYPPAKLELHHLPDADRLLDAVDRSLAA comes from the coding sequence ATGACCACCACCACACTGTCGCTCGGCGCCGCACTCAACGCAGGCCTCCGGCGCGCCCTCGAACACGACCGCAAGGTCGTGATCATGGGTGAGGACGTCGGACGCCTCGGCGGGGTCTTCCGCGTCACCGACACCCTGCAGAAGGATTTCGGCGACAACCGGGTCATCGACACCCCACTCGCCGAATCCGGAATCATCGGCGCCGCGTTCGGCATGGCCCTGCGCGGTTACCGGCCCGTCTGCGAGATCCAGTTCGACGGCTTCGTCTACCCCGCGTTCGACCAGATCGTGTCCCAGGTGGCCAAGATTCACTACCGCACGCAGGGCCGGGTCACCGCGCCCCTCACGATCCGGATCCCGTACGGCGGCGGCATCGGCGCGGTCGAGCACCATTCGGAGTCACCGGAGGCGTACTTCGCACACACCGCCGGACTGCGCGTCGTCACACCCAGCAACCCGGCGGACGCGTTCCACATGATTCAGCAGTCCGTCGCGGCGGACGATCCGGTGGTGTTCTTCGAACCGAAGCGGCGGTACTGGGACAAGGCCGAGTTCGACGTGGACGCCGAACCGGACCTGCCACTGCACCGGGCCCGGGTGGCCAGAGAGGGTACGGACGCCACCATCGTCGCGTACGGCTCCGTCGTGCCGACGGCCCTGTCGGCCGCGTCCATCGCCGCCGACGAGGGGCACTCGCTCGAGGTGATAGACCTGCGCTCCCTCTCGCCGATCGACTTCGACACCATCGAGGAGTCGGTTCGCAAGACCGGAAGACTCGTCGTCGCGCACGAGGCGTCGACGTTCCTCGGCCTGGGCGCGGAGATCGCCGCGCGCATCTCCGAGCGGTGCTTCTACCAACTGGACGCGCCCGTCTTGAGGGTCGGCGGATTCGACGTTCCGTATCCCCCGGCGAAGCTGGAACTGCACCATCTGCCGGACGCCGACCGCCTGCTCGACGCGGTCGACCGCAGCCTCGCGGCCTGA
- a CDS encoding dihydrolipoamide acetyltransferase family protein, whose amino-acid sequence MAQEFRLPDLGEGLTEAELVSWAVEVGQTIELNQVIGEVETAKALVELPSPYAGVVEELLVPAGATVPVGTPIIRVATNAATEEPPARTPVLVGYGPEAAAESKRARRRLVTAPETGTSGPDRRRPDASPAARATARELGVDLAVVAGTGPSGAVTRNDVESHAGSAGQSVPSTPEPPEPSEQSERETRTPIRSVRKQTAAAMVRSAFTAPHVTEFVTVDVTRSVELLERLRGLPDFEGLSVTPLSLVAKAMIVALRENPSLNASWDEENQEIVTKHYVNLGIAAATPRGLVVPNIKEAQSLSLLELCRAITELTATARSGRAEPAQLTGGTVSITNVGVFGVDAGTPILNPGESAILCLGSVTRRPWVHEDELAVRWVTTLSVSFDHRVVDGEQGSRFLSSVAAMLHDPASLLAHL is encoded by the coding sequence TTGGCGCAGGAATTCCGCCTACCCGATCTCGGTGAGGGGCTGACGGAGGCCGAGCTGGTCTCCTGGGCCGTCGAGGTGGGCCAGACGATCGAACTCAATCAGGTGATCGGAGAAGTCGAGACAGCGAAGGCGCTCGTCGAGTTGCCTTCGCCGTACGCGGGTGTCGTAGAGGAACTGCTGGTTCCGGCGGGCGCGACGGTGCCGGTCGGGACGCCGATCATCCGGGTTGCGACGAATGCGGCCACCGAGGAACCTCCCGCGCGCACGCCCGTTCTGGTGGGGTACGGGCCCGAGGCCGCCGCCGAGAGCAAACGGGCTCGGCGGAGGCTGGTGACCGCTCCGGAGACCGGCACGTCCGGTCCGGACCGTCGGCGCCCCGACGCGTCGCCGGCGGCCCGGGCGACCGCCCGTGAACTCGGGGTCGACCTCGCCGTCGTCGCGGGGACGGGGCCGTCCGGCGCCGTCACCCGGAACGACGTCGAATCCCACGCGGGTTCGGCCGGGCAGTCCGTGCCGTCGACACCGGAGCCGCCGGAACCGTCGGAGCAGTCGGAGCGCGAGACCCGCACGCCGATCCGCAGCGTCCGGAAGCAGACCGCGGCGGCAATGGTCCGCAGCGCGTTCACCGCCCCGCACGTCACCGAATTCGTGACCGTCGACGTGACCCGGTCGGTGGAACTGCTCGAACGACTGCGAGGCCTCCCCGACTTCGAGGGACTGTCGGTGACACCGCTGAGCCTGGTCGCGAAGGCGATGATCGTCGCGCTGCGCGAGAACCCGAGTCTCAACGCCTCGTGGGACGAGGAGAACCAGGAGATCGTCACCAAGCACTACGTCAATCTCGGTATCGCCGCGGCCACGCCCCGCGGTCTGGTGGTCCCGAACATCAAGGAGGCGCAGTCGCTGAGCCTGCTCGAACTGTGCCGCGCGATCACCGAACTGACTGCTACCGCGCGCAGCGGCAGAGCCGAACCCGCGCAGCTGACCGGCGGCACGGTGTCGATCACCAACGTCGGAGTGTTCGGTGTCGACGCGGGGACGCCGATTCTCAACCCCGGCGAATCGGCCATCCTCTGCCTGGGCAGCGTCACCAGGCGACCGTGGGTGCACGAGGACGAACTCGCGGTGCGGTGGGTCACCACCCTGAGCGTGTCGTTCGATCACCGGGTGGTCGACGGCGAGCAGGGGTCGAGGTTCCTGTCGTCCGTGGCGGCGATGCTGCACGATCCCGCCTCACTGCTCGCGCACCTCTGA
- a CDS encoding NAD(P) transhydrogenase subunit alpha, which translates to MYTELLANIAILVLSGFVGFAVISKVPNTLHTPLMSGTNAIHGIVVLGALVVLGKVDNPPWGLQVILFVALVFGTINVVGGFVVTDRMLAMFKSKPTAPVVVVEKGGDR; encoded by the coding sequence ATGTACACCGAATTGTTGGCGAACATCGCGATCCTGGTGTTGTCCGGGTTCGTGGGGTTCGCGGTGATCTCCAAGGTCCCGAACACGTTGCACACCCCGCTGATGTCGGGCACGAACGCCATCCACGGCATCGTCGTCCTCGGCGCGCTGGTGGTGCTCGGCAAGGTCGACAACCCGCCGTGGGGGCTGCAGGTGATCCTGTTCGTGGCCCTGGTCTTCGGAACGATCAACGTGGTCGGTGGTTTCGTGGTCACCGACCGGATGTTGGCGATGTTCAAGTCCAAGCCCACCGCCCCTGTTGTTGTTGTTGAGAAGGGTGGGGACCGGTAA
- a CDS encoding MFS transporter produces MAEPLRRARAGTFGIFGINGFLLGMWVVHIPAIEDRIGISHSTLGSLLLLLAVGAIGGMQVSGPLADRFGSRRMVIIAGLALSAATVGPGLASAAWQLGLALLVFGFANGALDVSMNSQAVEVEQRYGRPIMSAFHALFSVGGVAGSLLGAATLAAGWAPVTALLVAAGVGVVTVAAGSRWLMADRPRSRHDTAPADKAQGRLSTRVLALGGIAFVLMLSEGVANDWSTLQVKEHLGTSDSVAALAFGAFSVMMTVGRFTADRVSGALGPVAVVRYGTLIAALGMLLVVVSGLLPLTVLGWALFGLGLSGCVPQIFTAAGNLGAGSAGTNMSRVVGLGYVGFLAGPATIGWITQVVPLTVAMVVPLVCVLVAAMFAGAVRRT; encoded by the coding sequence GTGGCCGAGCCGCTCCGCCGGGCGCGCGCGGGAACGTTCGGGATCTTCGGGATCAACGGATTCCTGCTCGGCATGTGGGTCGTGCACATTCCGGCGATCGAGGACCGGATCGGCATCAGCCACTCGACGCTGGGTTCGCTGCTGCTCCTGCTCGCGGTCGGCGCGATCGGCGGCATGCAGGTCAGCGGTCCACTGGCCGACCGGTTCGGCAGCAGGCGCATGGTGATCATCGCCGGACTCGCACTGTCGGCCGCCACCGTGGGCCCGGGGCTGGCGTCCGCGGCCTGGCAACTCGGTCTCGCCCTGCTCGTGTTCGGCTTCGCGAACGGCGCACTGGACGTGTCGATGAACTCGCAGGCCGTCGAAGTCGAGCAGCGGTACGGACGGCCGATCATGTCGGCGTTCCACGCCCTGTTCTCCGTGGGCGGGGTGGCAGGATCGCTGCTCGGGGCGGCGACGCTCGCAGCCGGGTGGGCACCCGTGACGGCGTTGCTGGTCGCCGCAGGTGTCGGGGTCGTCACCGTCGCCGCGGGCTCGCGGTGGCTGATGGCGGACCGTCCCCGCTCTCGGCACGACACCGCTCCCGCCGACAAGGCACAGGGCCGGCTGTCCACCCGGGTCCTCGCGCTCGGTGGCATCGCCTTCGTCCTCATGCTGTCGGAGGGTGTCGCGAACGACTGGAGCACCCTGCAGGTCAAGGAACACCTCGGAACGTCGGATTCCGTCGCCGCCCTCGCGTTCGGTGCCTTCTCCGTGATGATGACGGTGGGCCGGTTCACCGCGGACCGTGTGAGCGGAGCGCTCGGTCCCGTCGCCGTCGTCCGCTACGGCACCCTGATCGCGGCCCTCGGAATGCTGCTCGTCGTCGTCTCCGGGCTGCTCCCGCTCACCGTCCTGGGCTGGGCGTTGTTCGGCCTCGGGTTGTCGGGCTGTGTCCCGCAGATCTTCACCGCCGCGGGAAACCTCGGCGCGGGTTCCGCGGGCACCAACATGTCCCGGGTGGTGGGGCTGGGGTACGTCGGATTCCTCGCCGGCCCGGCCACCATCGGCTGGATCACTCAGGTGGTTCCGCTCACCGTCGCGATGGTGGTGCCCCTGGTCTGTGTGCTGGTGGCCGCCATGTTCGCGGGGGCGGTCCGGCGCACCTGA
- a CDS encoding DUF488 domain-containing protein, with translation MSTPKERNAEDVTADPPVVVERVYDHPTEGDGLRLFVDRLWPRGLRRDAFHFDDWAKDLAPSTELRHWYSHDVAAFSEFRERYVHELDSPTGRKAVARVQELAQGRPIVLLTATKDVSHSHAEVLAEYMLDRL, from the coding sequence ATGAGCACACCGAAGGAACGGAACGCGGAGGACGTCACCGCGGATCCGCCGGTCGTCGTCGAGCGGGTGTACGACCATCCGACCGAGGGCGACGGACTGCGGCTGTTCGTGGACCGGCTGTGGCCGCGGGGCCTCCGCAGGGACGCGTTCCATTTCGACGACTGGGCCAAGGACCTCGCTCCGTCGACGGAGTTGCGTCACTGGTACTCGCACGACGTCGCCGCGTTCAGCGAGTTCCGCGAGCGGTACGTCCACGAACTCGATTCGCCGACCGGCCGGAAGGCCGTCGCGCGGGTGCAGGAACTCGCGCAGGGGCGGCCGATCGTTCTCCTGACCGCGACGAAGGACGTCAGCCACAGTCACGCCGAGGTACTTGCCGAATACATGCTGGATCGGTTGTGA
- a CDS encoding Re/Si-specific NAD(P)(+) transhydrogenase subunit alpha, which produces MDTSQSASTARPTVGVVRESNDGERRVALVPKVVASLIAKGVDVVVESGAGLGALIPDESYKLAGAAIADPWAADVIVKVAPPSDEEVGRLHAGQTLIGFLAPRNQDNQVAALKAAGVQAFAVEAIPRISRAQVMDALSSQANVSGYKSVLLAASESTRFFPMLTTAAGTVKPATVLVLGVGVAGLQALATAKRLGGRATGYDVRPEVADQVRSVGAQWLDLGIDAAGEGGYARELTEAERAQQQQALEDAIKGFDVVITTALVPGRPAPRLVTAAAVEGMKPGSVVVDLAGETGGNCELTEPGQTVVKHGVTICSPLNLPASMPEHASELYSKNISALLELMLVDGALAPDFSDEVLAASCVTREEGVS; this is translated from the coding sequence ATGGATACATCGCAGAGCGCGTCCACTGCGCGCCCGACGGTCGGCGTCGTTCGGGAGTCGAACGACGGTGAGCGTCGGGTCGCGTTGGTGCCCAAAGTCGTGGCGTCGTTGATCGCCAAGGGCGTCGACGTGGTGGTCGAGTCGGGTGCCGGTTTGGGCGCGCTGATCCCGGACGAGTCGTACAAATTGGCAGGAGCCGCCATCGCCGATCCATGGGCGGCGGACGTGATCGTGAAGGTCGCGCCGCCGTCGGACGAGGAGGTGGGCCGGTTGCATGCCGGGCAGACCCTGATCGGGTTCCTCGCCCCCCGTAACCAGGACAATCAGGTCGCCGCGCTGAAGGCGGCCGGGGTGCAGGCGTTCGCGGTCGAGGCGATCCCGCGGATTTCCCGTGCCCAGGTGATGGACGCGTTGTCGTCGCAGGCGAACGTGTCCGGGTACAAGTCGGTGCTGCTCGCGGCGTCGGAGTCGACCCGGTTCTTCCCGATGCTCACCACCGCCGCGGGCACCGTCAAGCCCGCCACGGTGCTGGTGCTCGGGGTCGGTGTCGCCGGCCTGCAGGCCCTGGCCACGGCGAAGCGTCTCGGTGGCCGGGCCACCGGCTACGACGTGCGCCCGGAGGTCGCCGACCAGGTCCGCTCGGTCGGTGCGCAGTGGCTGGATCTGGGGATCGACGCCGCCGGTGAGGGCGGGTACGCCCGCGAGCTGACCGAGGCGGAGCGGGCGCAGCAGCAGCAGGCGCTCGAGGACGCGATCAAGGGCTTCGACGTGGTCATCACCACCGCCCTGGTGCCGGGCCGTCCGGCGCCGCGGTTGGTGACCGCCGCCGCGGTGGAGGGCATGAAGCCCGGATCCGTGGTGGTCGACCTGGCCGGGGAGACCGGCGGTAACTGCGAGCTCACCGAGCCCGGTCAGACCGTGGTCAAGCACGGGGTGACGATCTGCTCGCCGCTGAACCTGCCCGCCAGCATGCCCGAGCACGCCTCGGAGCTGTACTCGAAGAACATCTCCGCGCTGCTCGAGTTGATGCTCGTCGACGGGGCGCTGGCCCCCGATTTCTCGGACGAGGTCCTCGCCGCGTCCTGCGTCACCCGTGAGGAGGGTGTGTCCTAG
- a CDS encoding NAD(P)(+) transhydrogenase (Re/Si-specific) subunit beta, which translates to MEYLVNVLYIVAFAMFIYGLMGLTGPKTAVRGNQIAAVGMGVAVVATLIAIRDTSNWVLIVAGLVIGVVLGVPPALRTKMTAMPQLVALFNGVGGGTVALIAYAEFLDSDGFTAFQHGESPTVHIVIASLFAAIIGSISFWGSVIAFLKLQETLPGRPIGIGRLQQPLNAVLLIGAVALAVAIGVKAIEPTGPTSQWWIVGVLVLAAVLGLMVVLPIGGADMPVVISLLNALTGLSAAAAGLALNNQAMIVAGMIVGASGSILTNLMAKAMNRSIPAIVAGGFGGGGVAAAVGDGTVKTAKSTSAADAAIQMAYANQVIVVPGYGLAVAQAQHAVKDMAKMLESKGVEVKYAIHPVAGRMPGHMNVLLAEADVEYDAMKEMDDINDEFARTDVTLVIGANDVTNPAARNDPSSPIHGMPILNVDQSKSVIVLKRSMNSGFAGIDNPLFFADTTSMLFGDAKKSVSEVTEELKAL; encoded by the coding sequence ATGGAGTATTTGGTCAACGTTTTGTACATCGTGGCGTTCGCGATGTTCATTTACGGTCTGATGGGTCTGACCGGCCCGAAGACCGCGGTCCGCGGTAACCAGATCGCCGCGGTCGGTATGGGTGTGGCGGTGGTCGCGACGTTGATCGCGATCCGGGACACCTCCAACTGGGTGCTGATCGTCGCCGGTCTGGTGATCGGTGTGGTGTTGGGTGTGCCGCCGGCGTTGCGGACGAAGATGACCGCGATGCCGCAGCTGGTGGCCCTGTTCAACGGTGTGGGTGGTGGCACGGTCGCGCTGATCGCGTACGCCGAGTTCCTGGACTCGGACGGGTTCACCGCGTTCCAGCACGGTGAGTCGCCGACGGTGCACATCGTCATCGCGTCGCTGTTCGCGGCGATCATTGGATCGATCTCGTTCTGGGGTTCGGTGATCGCGTTCCTCAAGCTGCAGGAAACGTTGCCGGGCCGGCCGATCGGCATCGGCCGGTTGCAGCAGCCGCTCAATGCGGTGCTGCTGATCGGTGCCGTCGCGTTGGCGGTGGCGATCGGGGTCAAGGCGATCGAGCCGACCGGCCCCACGTCGCAGTGGTGGATCGTGGGTGTGCTGGTGCTGGCGGCGGTGCTCGGGTTGATGGTGGTGCTGCCGATCGGCGGCGCCGACATGCCCGTGGTGATCTCGCTGCTCAATGCGCTGACCGGTCTGTCCGCGGCGGCCGCCGGTCTCGCGCTCAATAATCAGGCGATGATCGTGGCCGGCATGATCGTCGGTGCGTCGGGTTCGATCCTGACCAACCTGATGGCGAAGGCGATGAACCGGTCCATCCCGGCGATCGTGGCCGGCGGGTTCGGTGGCGGCGGCGTCGCGGCGGCGGTCGGGGACGGCACCGTCAAGACGGCGAAGTCGACCTCGGCGGCGGATGCGGCGATCCAGATGGCGTACGCCAACCAGGTGATCGTGGTCCCCGGCTACGGGTTGGCCGTCGCGCAGGCCCAGCACGCGGTCAAGGACATGGCCAAGATGCTCGAGTCGAAGGGTGTCGAGGTCAAGTACGCCATTCATCCGGTCGCCGGCCGGATGCCCGGGCACATGAACGTGCTGCTGGCCGAGGCCGACGTCGAGTACGACGCGATGAAGGAAATGGACGACATCAACGACGAGTTCGCCCGCACCGATGTCACCCTGGTGATCGGTGCGAACGATGTCACCAACCCCGCCGCCCGCAACGATCCGTCCTCGCCGATCCACGGGATGCCCATCCTGAACGTGGATCAGTCGAAGTCGGTGATCGTGCTCAAACGGTCGATGAATTCCGGGTTCGCCGGCATCGACAACCCGCTGTTCTTCGCCGACACCACCTCCATGCTGTTCGGGGATGCGAAGAAGTCGGTCTCCGAGGTCACCGAGGAACTCAAGGCCCTGTAG
- a CDS encoding AMP-binding protein produces the protein MFPGNFVATTPDKPAVIRPSTGEQLTYRELDERSTRLARHLRSLGLKVGDHLALVSSNDLRVLEVYWAALRSGLYITVVNWHLTPEEAGYVVDDCGAEVLIVSADAGGAVPREENQLPRVRHRLVYGGELDGFDSYDDAVAAQSAEPLDSQPRGQDMLYSSGTTGRPKGIKPALPEGEVNTTTDPYTAVFAPMYGFDSDTVYLCPAPLYHAAPLRFCGTITSVGGTIVLMDRFDAEEALRLIEEYRVTHSQWVPTMFVRMLKLPKDVRDKFDVSSLKVAIHAAAPCPPDVKRSMIEWWGPVIHEYYASTEGAGATFIDSAQALAKPGSVGHDGVMGIVHICDDNGADVPVGDIGTVYWEREERPFEYHNDPVKTESATHPDHPTWTTSGDIGYIDSDRFLYLTDRAAFMIISGGVNIYPQESENVLTMHPKVFDVAVIGVPDEEMGEQVKAVVQLVEGVEPSDAVARELLDYVRDRVSHFKAPRSIDFSDDLPRTPTGKLVKHKLRARYLNAG, from the coding sequence ATGTTCCCTGGAAACTTCGTGGCGACCACCCCGGACAAGCCCGCTGTCATTCGTCCCTCGACGGGGGAGCAGCTGACCTACCGGGAGCTGGACGAGCGGTCCACCCGCCTCGCACGGCACCTGCGTTCGCTCGGCCTGAAGGTCGGCGACCACCTGGCGCTCGTGTCGAGCAACGACCTCCGGGTTCTCGAGGTGTACTGGGCAGCGCTGCGATCGGGGCTGTACATCACCGTGGTGAACTGGCATCTCACCCCGGAGGAAGCCGGCTACGTCGTGGACGACTGCGGAGCCGAGGTGCTCATCGTTTCCGCCGACGCGGGCGGCGCCGTGCCGCGCGAGGAGAATCAGCTGCCCCGCGTCCGTCACCGTCTCGTATACGGCGGCGAGCTCGACGGATTCGACAGCTACGACGACGCCGTGGCGGCGCAGTCGGCCGAACCGCTCGATTCGCAGCCCCGCGGGCAGGACATGCTGTACTCGTCGGGCACCACCGGCAGGCCCAAGGGGATCAAACCCGCTCTCCCGGAGGGTGAGGTGAACACCACCACGGATCCGTACACCGCCGTGTTCGCCCCGATGTACGGATTCGATTCCGACACCGTCTATCTGTGCCCCGCACCCCTGTATCACGCAGCGCCGCTGCGCTTCTGCGGCACCATCACCTCCGTCGGCGGCACGATCGTCCTGATGGACCGCTTCGACGCCGAGGAGGCGCTGCGGCTCATCGAGGAGTACCGGGTGACCCACAGCCAGTGGGTCCCGACGATGTTCGTCCGGATGCTGAAGCTGCCCAAGGACGTTCGCGACAAGTTCGACGTGTCGAGTCTGAAGGTGGCGATCCACGCGGCGGCGCCGTGCCCGCCCGACGTGAAACGTTCGATGATCGAGTGGTGGGGCCCGGTGATCCACGAGTACTACGCATCCACCGAAGGGGCCGGTGCCACGTTCATCGACAGCGCCCAGGCCCTCGCGAAGCCGGGATCGGTCGGCCACGACGGGGTCATGGGCATCGTGCACATCTGCGACGACAACGGTGCGGACGTGCCCGTCGGTGACATCGGGACCGTCTACTGGGAGAGGGAGGAACGGCCGTTCGAGTATCACAACGACCCGGTCAAGACCGAATCCGCGACGCACCCCGACCATCCGACGTGGACCACGAGCGGCGACATCGGGTACATCGACTCCGACCGCTTCCTCTACCTCACCGACCGCGCCGCGTTCATGATCATCTCGGGTGGGGTGAACATCTACCCGCAGGAGTCGGAAAACGTTCTCACCATGCATCCCAAGGTGTTCGACGTCGCGGTGATCGGCGTGCCCGACGAGGAGATGGGCGAACAGGTCAAAGCCGTCGTGCAACTCGTCGAGGGGGTGGAGCCGTCCGATGCCGTCGCCCGCGAATTACTCGACTACGTGCGCGACCGGGTGAGTCACTTCAAGGCGCCGCGCAGCATCGACTTCTCCGACGACCTGCCGCGCACACCCACGGGCAAACTCGTCAAGCACAAACTCCGTGCCCGGTACCTGAACGCCGGCTGA
- a CDS encoding multicopper oxidase family protein, protein MSGRISRRSFLRAVALGGGLGAVSAGSASAFPFDIDPLRPLMFSSPPLEPFRDRLPILPTMSGTTVDVHASSTLHQFHADLPPSPALAYSGADYLGATIEAHIDQPTTIAFRNSITVHPFAFDFDTSLHGLSERDRTQVPTATHLHGGVNPPQFDGHPEQVFRPGQEYLHHLPNRQDAAGLWYHDHAMGVTRLNIYAGLVGLYLLRDDFDTGRADNPLRLPAGEFEVPLVLQEKMFTAEGRQRIRSTPAVPRGSWEGGAVGDVGVVNGKVWPELDVARGLYRMRLVNAGSLSVWNLYFGNRMRFWVIGGDNGLLNAPVAVTRVRLSPAERVDVLVDFGTLESGSTVELCNDEPPPFQAALIGERTMPRFCRFRVGTARGFAGAPPATLRGGPAQPELLPPIPRPEVFRNVTLSQPSDVRLPPSIMSLNNLRYSTEDIELPRQGTVEQWNIINATNDPHPVHLHLANFRVLGRQVIETLRFAFATPQPPLGIRWTPSADAFTISPLLPAEPWERGFKDTVLANANSVTRIVVRFPTAEGLGFDPDAVFGNESHDAHGHGPTGGPRSLQGYVWHCHILDHEDHEMMLRYRTPA, encoded by the coding sequence ATGAGTGGACGGATCTCGCGCCGATCGTTCCTGCGTGCGGTGGCGCTCGGCGGTGGGCTGGGCGCGGTGTCGGCCGGGTCGGCGAGCGCCTTCCCCTTCGACATCGATCCGCTGCGACCCCTGATGTTCTCCTCGCCCCCGCTCGAACCCTTTCGTGATCGGCTCCCGATCCTGCCGACGATGTCCGGGACGACCGTCGACGTCCACGCGAGCAGCACACTCCACCAGTTCCACGCCGATCTGCCGCCCTCGCCGGCGTTGGCATACAGCGGAGCGGACTATCTCGGCGCGACGATCGAGGCGCACATCGATCAGCCGACGACGATCGCCTTCCGGAACAGCATCACCGTCCACCCGTTCGCGTTCGATTTCGATACGTCGCTGCACGGGCTGAGCGAACGGGACCGCACGCAGGTGCCCACGGCGACGCATCTGCACGGCGGGGTGAATCCGCCGCAGTTCGACGGGCACCCCGAGCAGGTGTTCCGGCCGGGTCAGGAGTACCTGCACCATCTTCCGAACCGGCAGGACGCGGCCGGACTGTGGTACCACGACCACGCCATGGGGGTGACCAGACTCAACATCTATGCGGGCCTCGTCGGGCTGTACCTGCTGCGGGACGACTTCGACACCGGGCGCGCCGACAATCCGCTGCGTCTGCCGGCGGGGGAGTTCGAGGTTCCCCTCGTGCTGCAGGAGAAGATGTTCACCGCCGAGGGCAGGCAACGGATCCGCTCGACGCCCGCCGTCCCGCGAGGGAGCTGGGAAGGGGGCGCGGTCGGCGACGTCGGGGTCGTGAACGGCAAGGTGTGGCCGGAACTTGACGTGGCCCGGGGGTTGTATCGAATGCGACTCGTCAACGCGGGCTCGCTGAGTGTGTGGAATCTGTACTTCGGCAACCGGATGCGGTTCTGGGTGATCGGCGGCGACAACGGGCTGCTGAACGCCCCGGTCGCGGTGACGCGGGTGCGGTTGAGCCCAGCCGAGCGTGTCGACGTCCTCGTCGACTTCGGAACTCTCGAATCGGGATCGACGGTGGAACTCTGCAACGACGAGCCGCCGCCGTTCCAGGCCGCACTGATCGGCGAACGCACGATGCCGAGGTTCTGCCGTTTCCGGGTGGGCACTGCCCGCGGATTCGCCGGCGCGCCCCCGGCGACACTGCGCGGAGGACCAGCGCAGCCGGAATTGCTGCCGCCGATCCCGCGGCCCGAGGTCTTCCGGAACGTCACGCTCAGCCAGCCGAGCGACGTGCGGCTTCCGCCGTCGATCATGTCCCTGAACAATCTCCGGTATTCGACCGAGGACATCGAGTTGCCGCGCCAGGGCACTGTAGAGCAGTGGAACATCATCAACGCGACCAATGATCCGCATCCCGTGCATCTGCATCTCGCGAACTTCCGGGTGCTGGGGCGTCAGGTCATCGAGACTCTGCGATTCGCGTTCGCCACCCCGCAGCCGCCGCTCGGCATCCGGTGGACTCCGTCGGCGGACGCGTTCACGATCTCTCCGCTCCTTCCGGCGGAACCGTGGGAGCGGGGATTCAAGGACACGGTGCTGGCGAACGCCAATTCCGTCACCAGAATCGTCGTGCGGTTTCCCACGGCGGAGGGGCTGGGCTTCGACCCCGACGCGGTGTTCGGGAACGAATCACACGACGCCCACGGACACGGACCCACCGGTGGTCCGAGATCGCTGCAGGGCTACGTCTGGCACTGTCACATCCTCGATCACGAGGATCACGAAATGATGCTCAGGTACCGCACGCCGGCCTGA